The following proteins are co-located in the Myroides profundi genome:
- a CDS encoding UDP-N-acetylmuramate--L-alanine ligase, with amino-acid sequence MRIHFIAIGGSAMHNLALALHAKGDIVTGSDDTIFEPSKSRLEVKGLLPKEEGWFPEKITEEIDVIILGMHAKGDNPELLKAKELGLTIYSYPEFIYEHSKNKTRVVIGGSHGKTTITSMILHVMHYHNVEVDYLVGAQLEGFDRMVNLTSDNEFMLIEGDEYLSSALDLRPKFHIYQPNIALLSGIAWDHINVFPTFENYVEQFKIFIGKLVNGGILVYNEEDAVVNQLVEEATNPIRKIPYTTPSYTIENEQTYLDTNDGPMPLEVFGKHNLSNISGAKWICQNMGIDEEDFYEAIASFKGASKRLEKLVETDQTVIYKDFAHSPSKVIATTEAVKAQYPNKKVIACLELHTYSSLNSAFLSQYEGALAKADEAVVFYSLDALKIKNMPEISQEQMQTAFNRPGLATYTNAADFKQYLEQLDLSNAVLLFMSSGNYGGLDMQAFSEKVKNK; translated from the coding sequence ATGCGTATACATTTTATCGCAATCGGAGGAAGTGCAATGCACAATTTGGCATTAGCCTTACATGCAAAAGGAGATATTGTAACAGGTAGTGATGACACTATATTTGAACCTTCTAAGTCTAGATTAGAAGTTAAGGGATTATTACCAAAAGAAGAAGGGTGGTTCCCAGAGAAGATAACAGAAGAGATAGACGTTATTATTCTAGGGATGCATGCTAAAGGGGATAACCCAGAATTGCTAAAAGCAAAAGAATTAGGACTAACTATTTATTCTTACCCTGAGTTTATCTACGAACATTCTAAGAATAAAACACGTGTAGTGATAGGTGGGTCTCATGGTAAGACTACCATTACCTCTATGATATTACATGTGATGCATTATCATAATGTAGAAGTAGATTATCTAGTAGGAGCACAGTTAGAAGGTTTTGATAGAATGGTGAATCTTACTTCTGATAATGAATTTATGTTAATAGAAGGAGATGAATACCTATCATCAGCATTAGATCTTCGTCCTAAATTTCATATCTACCAGCCGAATATCGCCTTGTTAAGTGGTATAGCATGGGATCATATCAATGTATTCCCAACTTTTGAAAACTATGTAGAGCAGTTTAAGATTTTTATTGGAAAGCTAGTGAACGGTGGAATCTTAGTTTATAACGAAGAAGACGCTGTGGTAAACCAATTGGTAGAAGAAGCTACTAATCCGATTAGAAAGATACCTTATACTACACCATCATATACTATCGAGAATGAACAGACTTACCTAGATACGAATGACGGGCCTATGCCGTTAGAAGTTTTTGGTAAGCACAACCTTAGTAATATAAGTGGAGCGAAGTGGATCTGTCAGAATATGGGGATAGATGAAGAAGATTTCTACGAAGCTATCGCATCATTTAAAGGAGCATCTAAGAGATTAGAGAAGTTAGTAGAGACAGACCAGACAGTGATCTATAAAGACTTTGCACATTCACCAAGTAAAGTGATCGCTACAACAGAAGCGGTGAAAGCACAGTACCCAAATAAGAAAGTAATTGCATGTCTAGAACTACATACCTACAGTAGTCTTAACTCTGCCTTCTTATCACAGTATGAAGGTGCGTTAGCTAAAGCAGACGAAGCAGTTGTATTCTATTCTTTAGATGCGCTAAAGATTAAGAATATGCCAGAGATCTCTCAAGAGCAAATGCAAACTGCATTTAATAGACCAGGATTAGCTACGTATACTAACGCTGCTGATTTCAAACAATATTTAGAGCAGTTAGACTTAAGCAATGCTGTATTGTTATTCATGAGTTCAGGTAACTATGGTGGATTAGATATGCAAGCTTTTAGTGAGAAAGTAAAGAATAAATAG
- a CDS encoding replication-associated recombination protein A → MEAPLAERVRPHTLSDYVSQEHLVGENGILTNQLKVGFIPSLIFWGPPGTGKTTLAEIIAKESERPFYVLSAINSGVKDIREVIEKAKSNSGLFTARNPILFIDEIHRFSKSQQDSLLAAVERGWVTLIGATTENPSFEVIPALLSRCQVYTLNAFTKEDLQHLLERAMNKDLFLKKKKITLTETEALFRISGGDGRKLLNTFELIINATHDDEIEITNERVMQVVQKNTVLYDKTGEQHYDIVSAFIKSIRGSDPNGAVYWLARMIEVGEDVKFIARRLLIAASEDIGNANPTALIMANNTFQAVSVIGYPESRILLSQCAIYLATSPKSNSTYLAIGKAQQLVKQTGDLSVPIHLRNAPTKLMKELGYGKEYLYSHDYTNNFVEQEFLPDELEGTVLYEPGVNNRENSTREFLRNRWQFKYNY, encoded by the coding sequence ATGGAAGCACCTTTAGCAGAACGAGTACGCCCGCATACACTGAGTGACTATGTCAGTCAAGAACACCTCGTGGGAGAGAATGGTATCTTAACGAATCAGTTAAAAGTTGGGTTTATCCCTTCCTTAATCTTTTGGGGACCTCCAGGTACAGGTAAAACTACTCTGGCAGAGATTATCGCAAAAGAAAGTGAGAGACCCTTCTATGTATTGAGCGCAATTAACTCAGGGGTGAAAGATATCAGAGAAGTAATCGAAAAGGCAAAGTCTAACAGTGGTCTATTCACTGCTAGAAACCCTATCCTATTTATCGATGAGATACACCGCTTTAGTAAATCTCAACAAGACTCTCTATTAGCTGCAGTAGAGCGTGGCTGGGTCACGTTAATCGGTGCCACTACTGAGAATCCGAGCTTCGAAGTTATCCCTGCTCTTCTCTCTAGATGTCAGGTTTACACACTTAATGCATTTACAAAAGAAGACTTACAGCACCTCCTAGAGCGTGCGATGAATAAAGATCTATTCTTAAAAAAGAAAAAGATAACCCTGACAGAGACAGAAGCTCTATTTAGAATATCAGGTGGAGATGGTCGTAAGCTACTAAACACCTTCGAACTTATCATCAATGCTACTCATGATGACGAAATAGAAATCACCAATGAACGCGTAATGCAAGTAGTACAAAAGAATACTGTACTATATGATAAGACTGGCGAACAGCACTATGATATCGTATCTGCTTTTATCAAATCTATCAGAGGTAGTGACCCTAATGGAGCTGTGTATTGGTTGGCGAGAATGATAGAGGTGGGTGAAGATGTGAAGTTCATCGCACGAAGACTACTTATAGCTGCATCAGAAGATATCGGTAATGCTAATCCGACTGCGCTCATTATGGCTAACAATACCTTCCAGGCAGTATCTGTCATAGGATATCCTGAGAGTAGAATACTACTTAGCCAGTGTGCTATCTATCTAGCGACATCACCTAAGAGCAACTCTACCTATCTAGCAATAGGTAAAGCACAGCAACTCGTCAAACAAACAGGTGACTTATCTGTACCTATACACTTAAGAAATGCACCTACTAAACTAATGAAAGAACTAGGTTATGGCAAAGAGTACTTATACTCACATGACTATACAAATAACTTCGTAGAACAAGAGTTTCTACCAGACGAACTAGAAGGTACTGTACTCTATGAACCTGGTGTGAACAATAGAGAGAACAGCACTCGAGAGTTCTTGCGAAACAGATGGCAATTTAAATACAACTATTAA
- a CDS encoding Na+/H+ antiporter subunit E: MLKYFLLNLLLTFVWVALTGQLNYSNFIFGGAAGFFILWMLTRRSKQADKEYFYRVPKIMIFILYFLYDMMEANLRVAIDVMTPNYHTTPGIIKYNLDAKTDFEITMLTNIIALTPGTMVIDIAEDKSYVYIHTMYLRDKHKFIKNMKERTETKLLEILR; this comes from the coding sequence ATGTTGAAGTACTTTTTACTTAATTTATTATTGACATTTGTCTGGGTTGCTTTAACAGGACAGTTAAATTATTCTAACTTCATCTTTGGAGGTGCAGCAGGATTCTTTATTTTATGGATGCTAACGAGACGATCTAAGCAAGCAGATAAGGAATATTTCTATCGTGTACCGAAGATTATGATCTTTATCCTCTATTTTCTTTATGATATGATGGAGGCTAACTTACGTGTAGCGATAGATGTAATGACACCTAATTATCATACAACACCTGGTATCATTAAGTACAATCTAGATGCTAAGACAGATTTTGAGATTACGATGTTGACCAATATCATTGCCTTAACTCCAGGTACTATGGTGATTGATATTGCAGAAGATAAAAGTTATGTTTATATACATACTATGTATTTAAGAGATAAACACAAGTTTATTAAGAATATGAAAGAGAGAACAGAAACTAAACTATTAGAGATATTGCGATGA
- the rpsL gene encoding 30S ribosomal protein S12 — translation MPTIQQLVRTGRTQLTKKSKSVALDSCPQRRGVCTRVYTTTPKKPNSAMRKVARVRLTNGNEVNAYIPGEGHNLQEHSIVLVRGGRVKDLPGVRYHIVRGALDTAGVNGRTQRRSKYGAKRPKDKK, via the coding sequence ATGCCAACAATTCAACAATTAGTAAGAACAGGGAGAACCCAATTGACTAAGAAGAGTAAATCGGTTGCTTTGGATTCTTGTCCTCAAAGAAGAGGAGTTTGTACGCGTGTTTATACTACTACACCTAAAAAACCAAACTCTGCAATGCGTAAAGTTGCAAGGGTACGTTTAACAAATGGTAATGAAGTAAACGCATACATCCCAGGAGAAGGACACAATTTACAAGAGCACTCGATAGTATTAGTTAGAGGTGGAAGGGTAAAAGATTTGCCAGGTGTTAGATACCACATCGTACGTGGAGCTTTGGATACTGCCGGAGTAAACGGTAGAACTCAAAGAAGATCTAAATACGGAGCAAAACGTCCTAAAGACAAAAAATAA
- a CDS encoding S46 family peptidase, which produces MKKIVLFLTAFILAIPTTVKADEGMWFLMFIERLNQRDMEKMGLQLTSEEIYSINNHSLKDAIIQFDGGCTAEIVSNQGLVLTNHHCGYDKIAKLSTPEDDILTNGFWAKDKASERAAKGLSVRFFVRMDNVTKRILSVVNDKMSEVEREKAINQEIAKIQKENDGDGKYTVSVKSFFQGNEFYYFVYQDYNDVRLVGTPPNSIGKFGGDTDNWEWPRHTGDFSLFRVYTDKDGNPAEYSADNVPMVPKHHLPVSITGIKEGDFSMILGYPGRTNRWMPAQGVEQNIKFAYPAWVEGSKLGMDVMKKYMATNDAVRLNYASKYAGVANYWKNRQGMIDALTQHQTVATKTKAEKDFHKWASKKENAAKYGNVIADINAWYKATNEKSRHDNYLMTMLRTSNLVAAPYRLAGGMEAYAAGDDKKRAEMLPEFKEYIKSIYGSTYEPLEREMLAKQLALYATKSTGYAIAPYVAEINKEYNGDFEKYVDEIFEKSVFANQEAIDAFLADPKGVTISRDPMLKLSIAIMEHYRAMPDNVTALEDKFQKAYRLFVDGVQKSNPTGKYYPDANSTLRLTYGTVKDLPRGNKVNDAAENWFTTLKGTVAKHKVGDEEFEAPQKLIDLYNKKDYGVYADKAGHMPVNFLTNHDITGGNSGSPVLNGKGELIGLAFDGNIEAMAGDVIYDPKLQRTINVDIRYVLFIIDKFADAKHIVDEMTIVK; this is translated from the coding sequence ATGAAAAAAATCGTTTTATTTTTAACCGCATTCATATTAGCGATACCTACGACGGTAAAGGCTGATGAAGGAATGTGGTTCTTAATGTTCATAGAGCGTTTAAACCAGCGCGATATGGAAAAGATGGGACTACAGTTGACATCTGAAGAAATATATAGTATCAATAATCATTCGTTGAAAGATGCTATTATACAATTTGATGGTGGATGTACAGCAGAGATTGTATCTAATCAAGGGTTGGTACTAACTAATCACCACTGTGGATATGATAAAATAGCTAAATTATCTACACCAGAAGATGATATTTTAACGAATGGATTCTGGGCAAAAGATAAAGCTAGTGAGAGAGCTGCTAAAGGTCTTTCTGTTCGTTTCTTTGTAAGAATGGACAATGTAACAAAGCGTATCTTAAGCGTTGTTAATGATAAGATGTCTGAAGTTGAAAGAGAGAAAGCAATCAACCAAGAGATCGCTAAGATTCAAAAAGAGAATGATGGTGATGGTAAATATACTGTTTCTGTAAAATCATTCTTTCAAGGTAATGAATTCTATTATTTCGTATATCAAGATTATAATGATGTTCGTTTAGTAGGAACTCCTCCTAACAGCATCGGTAAGTTCGGAGGTGATACTGATAACTGGGAATGGCCACGTCACACAGGTGACTTCTCTTTATTCCGTGTGTATACTGATAAAGATGGTAATCCTGCAGAGTACTCTGCAGATAATGTACCAATGGTTCCTAAACACCACTTACCAGTATCTATCACAGGTATAAAAGAAGGTGACTTCTCTATGATATTAGGATATCCTGGTAGAACAAATAGATGGATGCCTGCACAAGGAGTAGAGCAAAACATTAAGTTCGCTTATCCAGCTTGGGTTGAAGGATCTAAGTTAGGAATGGATGTAATGAAGAAATACATGGCTACAAACGATGCAGTACGTCTTAACTATGCATCTAAATATGCAGGTGTAGCTAACTACTGGAAGAACCGTCAAGGTATGATTGATGCATTGACTCAACATCAGACTGTAGCAACTAAAACAAAAGCTGAAAAAGATTTCCATAAATGGGCTTCTAAAAAAGAGAACGCTGCTAAATACGGAAATGTAATAGCTGATATTAACGCATGGTACAAAGCGACTAATGAGAAGTCTCGTCATGACAATTATTTAATGACAATGTTGCGTACTTCTAATTTAGTAGCTGCACCATATCGTTTAGCTGGAGGTATGGAAGCGTATGCTGCTGGTGATGATAAGAAACGTGCTGAGATGTTACCTGAGTTTAAAGAGTACATTAAGAGTATCTATGGTAGTACTTATGAGCCATTAGAAAGAGAAATGTTAGCTAAACAATTAGCTCTTTATGCTACTAAATCTACAGGATATGCAATTGCTCCTTATGTAGCAGAAATCAACAAAGAGTACAATGGTGATTTTGAAAAGTATGTAGATGAGATTTTTGAGAAGAGTGTATTTGCTAACCAAGAGGCTATCGATGCATTCTTAGCAGATCCTAAAGGAGTGACTATTTCTCGTGATCCTATGTTGAAGTTATCTATAGCTATTATGGAGCACTATAGAGCTATGCCTGATAATGTAACTGCATTAGAGGATAAGTTCCAAAAAGCATATAGATTATTTGTAGATGGAGTACAAAAAAGTAACCCTACAGGTAAATACTATCCAGATGCAAACTCTACTTTACGTTTAACTTACGGTACTGTAAAAGACCTACCAAGAGGAAATAAAGTAAATGATGCAGCAGAGAACTGGTTTACTACTTTAAAAGGTACAGTTGCTAAACATAAAGTTGGTGACGAAGAGTTCGAAGCACCACAAAAACTAATCGACTTATATAATAAGAAAGATTATGGTGTATATGCTGATAAAGCTGGGCACATGCCTGTAAACTTCTTGACTAACCATGATATCACAGGAGGTAACTCAGGTTCTCCAGTATTAAATGGAAAAGGAGAGTTGATCGGACTTGCATTTGATGGTAATATCGAAGCTATGGCAGGAGACGTTATTTATGATCCTAAATTACAACGTACAATTAACGTAGATATTCGTTACGTACTATTCATTATAGATAAGTTCGCTGATGCTAAACATATTGTAGATGAGATGACTATTGTAAAATAG
- the radC gene encoding RadC family protein: MEHQKITIKQWAEDDRPREKLMLKGKTSLSDAELLAILIGSGHREESAVELCKRILAMYNNNLSVLAKQSISKLTAFKGIGEAKAIAIIAALEIGQRRRLSERIEEPIITTSSDVFELINPIIGDLEHEEFWVLYLNNSNKVKFKSPLSKGGITGTVVDIRLLFQTALEQKAVGIILTHNHPSGKVKPSDADIQITKKIKEAGRIMDIQLLDHLIVTEYSYYSFADESIL, translated from the coding sequence ATGGAACACCAAAAGATCACGATCAAACAATGGGCAGAAGATGATAGGCCTAGAGAAAAGCTAATGCTGAAAGGGAAGACATCCTTAAGTGATGCCGAACTATTAGCGATACTCATAGGATCAGGGCATAGAGAGGAGTCTGCAGTAGAGCTGTGTAAGCGTATATTAGCGATGTATAATAATAATCTAAGTGTATTAGCGAAACAGAGTATCTCTAAGCTCACTGCGTTTAAAGGAATAGGAGAAGCGAAGGCCATTGCGATTATTGCAGCTTTAGAGATAGGGCAGAGAAGGAGATTAAGTGAGCGTATAGAAGAGCCTATCATCACTACTAGTAGTGATGTGTTTGAACTTATTAATCCTATTATAGGTGATCTAGAACACGAGGAGTTTTGGGTGTTATATCTGAACAACTCTAATAAAGTTAAGTTTAAATCGCCATTGAGCAAGGGGGGAATCACAGGTACTGTAGTAGATATAAGACTGTTATTTCAGACAGCACTAGAGCAGAAGGCTGTCGGGATAATCTTAACGCATAATCACCCTAGTGGTAAGGTCAAGCCAAGTGATGCAGACATACAGATTACTAAGAAGATAAAAGAAGCAGGGCGTATTATGGACATACAGTTACTAGATCATTTGATTGTTACGGAGTATAGTTATTACAGCTTTGCAGATGAGAGTATTTTATAA
- a CDS encoding cation:proton antiporter, whose product MTVEDYLIYVIMPIISLSLIFIFIRFLKGPSVSDRVVALDLLITVGVGVIGVFSLIANDPIFLDVAMILALIAFLSTVAFAYYLLKRNRDD is encoded by the coding sequence ATGACAGTAGAAGATTATTTAATATATGTAATTATGCCTATCATCAGCTTGTCTTTAATCTTCATATTTATAAGATTTCTGAAAGGGCCAAGTGTATCAGATAGAGTAGTTGCTCTAGACTTACTGATTACAGTAGGAGTAGGGGTTATTGGAGTGTTTAGCTTGATTGCTAATGATCCAATATTCTTAGATGTGGCAATGATATTAGCGTTAATAGCATTCTTGAGTACAGTGGCTTTTGCCTATTATTTATTAAAAAGGAATAGAGATGATTGA
- the rlmB gene encoding 23S rRNA (guanosine(2251)-2'-O)-methyltransferase RlmB encodes MEQDNQIFGIRAIIEAIEAGKDIDKVFIQKEASGELMSSLLKTLKKNNVNFSYVPIEKLNKLTNKNHQGAVANISPISFTSLEVLVEGVLEKKEKPLFVILDQISDARNFGAIIRTAVCCGADGIIISKNGAAPVNGDTVKTSAGAVFNIPICKVDHIKDAVFYLQGSGVITLGATEKAEKEIYDVDLNVPVAIIMGSEDKGINPSVLKIIDEKAKLPMFSTIDSLNVSVACGAFLYETIRQRR; translated from the coding sequence ATGGAACAGGACAATCAGATATTTGGTATTCGTGCAATCATCGAAGCCATAGAAGCAGGAAAAGATATAGATAAGGTATTCATTCAGAAAGAAGCTTCTGGAGAGTTAATGAGTTCTCTTCTTAAGACACTAAAGAAGAACAACGTAAACTTCTCTTATGTACCTATCGAGAAACTAAATAAACTAACTAATAAAAACCATCAAGGAGCTGTAGCGAATATCTCCCCTATCTCTTTTACTTCATTAGAAGTATTAGTAGAAGGTGTATTAGAGAAAAAAGAGAAACCTCTTTTCGTTATCCTTGATCAGATATCAGATGCTCGTAACTTCGGTGCTATTATACGTACTGCTGTATGCTGTGGTGCTGATGGTATCATCATATCTAAGAATGGAGCTGCTCCTGTAAACGGAGATACAGTAAAAACATCTGCCGGAGCAGTATTTAATATTCCTATCTGTAAAGTGGACCATATTAAAGATGCTGTATTCTATCTACAAGGGTCTGGTGTAATAACACTAGGTGCAACAGAGAAAGCAGAAAAAGAAATCTATGATGTAGATCTAAATGTACCTGTAGCGATCATTATGGGAAGTGAAGATAAAGGTATCAACCCATCTGTACTTAAAATCATAGACGAGAAAGCAAAGTTACCGATGTTTAGCACGATAGATTCACTAAATGTATCTGTAGCTTGTGGAGCATTTTTATACGAAACAATCAGACAAAGAAGATAA
- the mnhG gene encoding monovalent cation/H(+) antiporter subunit G, with product MIDIVIMILSTVGAVFVLIASIGIVRMPDFYTRLSITIKAATLGIGCILTAAAIHFAEFSTTTKVLAIIFFLFITSPVAAFLIARTAYITGIKLWDKSVVDELQNRYDNHNNIPLDACKEEKLTADKQSSDKE from the coding sequence ATGATTGATATTGTGATAATGATATTAAGTACTGTAGGAGCAGTATTTGTGTTAATAGCTTCTATAGGAATTGTACGTATGCCTGATTTCTATACAAGACTGTCTATTACGATTAAGGCAGCGACTTTAGGCATTGGTTGTATTCTTACAGCGGCAGCTATACATTTTGCAGAGTTTTCAACAACGACTAAAGTGTTAGCTATTATATTTTTCTTGTTTATCACTTCACCGGTTGCAGCATTCTTAATTGCAAGAACTGCTTATATTACAGGGATAAAACTATGGGATAAGTCTGTAGTAGATGAGTTACAGAATCGATATGATAACCATAATAATATTCCTTTAGACGCTTGTAAAGAGGAAAAGCTAACAGCTGATAAACAATCATCAGACAAAGAATAA
- a CDS encoding YjjG family noncanonical pyrimidine nucleotidase yields MGVKSLTSKTDIFFDLDHTLWDFEKNSALAFNDVIEELKLPFSTEAFLSHYVAINNEYWDKYSLNQVTKEELRIGRIRDTFAKLGYQSTTEEMLLLGDNYLKAMPNHNYLFDGAIEVLDYLQDKYKLHIITNGFNEVQGKKLDRSGISGYFQTVTNSEMAGVSKPNPEIFNYALDKAKVGVKDSVMIGDNFLADIEGALGVGMDAIYYSQSKEKVTPQIYHVQKLIELKDLL; encoded by the coding sequence ATGGGAGTAAAAAGCTTAACGAGTAAGACAGATATCTTTTTTGATTTAGACCATACCTTATGGGACTTTGAGAAAAATTCTGCTTTAGCTTTTAATGATGTAATTGAAGAATTAAAATTACCTTTTAGTACAGAGGCTTTTCTAAGCCACTATGTTGCGATCAATAATGAGTATTGGGACAAGTATAGTTTAAATCAAGTTACTAAAGAAGAACTTAGAATAGGTAGAATCAGAGATACCTTTGCTAAGTTAGGGTATCAGTCTACTACTGAAGAGATGTTGCTATTAGGGGATAATTATTTAAAGGCTATGCCTAATCATAATTATTTATTTGATGGTGCGATAGAAGTACTTGACTATTTACAAGATAAGTATAAACTTCATATTATTACCAACGGTTTTAATGAAGTACAAGGCAAAAAGTTAGATCGATCAGGAATATCAGGTTATTTTCAGACAGTGACTAATTCTGAAATGGCAGGAGTGAGTAAGCCAAATCCTGAGATATTTAACTACGCTTTAGATAAAGCAAAGGTAGGAGTGAAAGACTCCGTGATGATAGGTGATAACTTCTTAGCAGATATAGAAGGAGCATTAGGCGTAGGAATGGATGCAATCTACTACAGCCAATCAAAAGAAAAAGTAACACCTCAGATCTACCACGTACAGAAATTAATAGAACTAAAAGACCTGCTATAA
- a CDS encoding rhomboid family intramembrane serine protease produces the protein MSKEKLPPLSINLILLPLFVIVLIWGVYWMDWNNFYELHEYGVLPRTVVGLRGIVFSPFIHGGIKHLYNNSIALFVLLLMLQYFYKKQALVVLILGILLSGFGTWLIGRDSYHIGASGLVYVLVSFMFFKGVQTRYYRLMALSLVIVVLYGGTVWYMFPHVESGISWEGHLSGFLTGLILSFLVSFPEHIEQGYKYEWQDPNFDPQSDPFMRCFDEQGNFIIIPKQKKSKDPYRKTLPVLISQYQIR, from the coding sequence ATGAGTAAAGAGAAATTACCTCCATTATCTATTAATCTAATTTTACTACCCTTATTCGTCATTGTACTGATATGGGGAGTGTATTGGATGGATTGGAATAATTTTTATGAGTTACACGAGTATGGCGTATTGCCGAGAACAGTAGTGGGGTTGAGGGGAATTGTGTTTAGTCCTTTTATACATGGTGGGATAAAGCATTTGTATAATAACTCTATAGCCCTTTTTGTTCTACTATTAATGTTGCAGTATTTCTATAAGAAACAAGCGTTGGTGGTACTGATCTTAGGGATTCTGCTATCAGGCTTTGGTACTTGGTTGATAGGTAGAGATAGTTATCATATCGGAGCTAGTGGATTAGTCTATGTGTTAGTGAGCTTTATGTTCTTTAAGGGGGTACAGACGCGATATTATAGACTGATGGCATTATCACTGGTTATCGTAGTGCTATATGGTGGTACGGTGTGGTATATGTTTCCTCATGTAGAGAGTGGTATTTCGTGGGAAGGGCATTTGAGTGGCTTTTTGACAGGATTGATTCTTAGTTTTTTAGTCTCTTTTCCTGAACATATAGAGCAGGGGTATAAGTATGAGTGGCAAGACCCTAACTTTGATCCTCAGTCAGACCCTTTTATGAGGTGCTTCGATGAGCAAGGCAACTTTATTATCATACCGAAACAAAAGAAGAGTAAAGATCCTTATAGAAAGACATTACCAGTACTGATCTCTCAGTATCAAATCAGATAA